In Bacillus pumilus, the sequence ATGAGCGCGGCTCCTGGAAATCCTGCTTTGATATCGTTTTGAATCATTTGATCAACCTTCCTAAGCTGCCTGGAAGAAAAACCTACTTGTTCTGGTCGTTTTGCTTTTTTTAAGACGGGATATTCTTCAGGTGCTGTTTTAGACAAAGACGATACAGGATGGGAGCTGGTTGCAAATGTTTGTACTGGTAGCCCAAGGAGCATGAACAGACATGTCATCAAAAGAAAACATTTCTTCAAGAGCTAGACCTCCTTATTGATTGGTTTCCTCGAATTCAACAGCCATATCATCATGAAAGCCAAATAAGTATGTGAAGATAAATCCAGCGACATATGCAATGAATAGTCCAATTAAGTAAAGAAGCATTTGATGCGCGTGAACGATAAAGGTTAATGGAAGACCTGATACCCCAATTGCTTTAGTGGCGATTTGGAAGTAGGCTTGAAATGCTCCGCCGATTCCAGCACCGAGACAAGCAGTGAGAAATGGTCTTCCTAGTGGTAGTGTGACACCGAAAATGAGTGGTTCACCAATACCAAGCATTCCTGAAGGAAGTCCACCTGCAATGGCTCTTTTGAGCTTTTTCTTTTTTGTTTTCATATAAATGGCAAATGCCGCACCGACCTGTCCTGCGCCTCCCATAGCGAGAATTGGCAGAAGCGGGTCATCTCCAATTGAATTGATGAGTTCCATATGAATAGGTGTCAGTCCTTGGTGAAGTCCTGTTACTACAAGTGGAAGGAAGGTCGCACCAAGAACAAATCCGGCGAAAATACCGCCCATGTTTAATAGATAAGTGAGTCCTGAGGTGATGGCATCAGATATAAATCCGCCGACTGGCATGAAGACGATGTACGTAAAAATTCCAGTAATGAGTAATGTGATGGTTGGTGTGACGATGATATCGAGTGACTGCGGGACGAAGCGTCTAATTCGGGTCTCAACAAAGGCCATAAAGATGGCGGCAAGAAGAACACCGATGAGTCCGCCTCTGCCTGGTAGAATATTTGTGCCAAATAACATAATATCTGCGGAGGCTGGGTTAATAATGAGAATACCAGCTAAAGCGCCTAATGCGGGAGAGCCTCCAAATTCCTTTGCGGCATTTGTTCCGACTAATATCCCAAGATAAGCGAACAAGCCTGAACCAATAACGGTTAAAATGATCGCAGCTTGAGATTTTGCATCAAGCCAGCCCGCTTGCACGATTGCTTTTGTAATACCAGTAATGAGGCCTGACGCAACCAGTGCTGGAATGATAGGGATAAAAATGCTGGCAATCCGTCGTAAGAACAGCTTGAACGGTGTGCGGTTCTTTTGTGAAATGGCTTGCTTGTTTTTTTGTGCTTCGTTGTTCAAGTCAAATGAACCAGAGGCTTTTAGCAGCTGTTCAAACGCACTTGATACTTGGTTGACAACGCCAGTGCCTAAAATGATTTGAAGCGTTTCCGCCTCGACGACGCCAATGACGCCATCAAGTTCTTTGATCGCTGTGATTTGAACTTTTTCATCATCGATCGGTGTAATTCGGAGACGTGTCATACAATGTGTATGGGAAGAGATATTTTCAGAACCACCACAGAGCGAAAGAATATCTTTCGCTAACTGCTGATATTTCTTTTGATGACTCATGTTGAATCCCCCTTTGGTTTTCGTTTCATGGAGCGGATGGCATGCCTTGTCTTGTCAATATACTGCGCTGTCTCTTCATATTGACGGGAAGCTAAACTGAGGAACAAGACATCAATTAAGTAGAGCTGTGCCATTCTAGAGGAAGTGGCAGCACTGCGAAAAGGTGCTTCATTGGAACCGGACGTCGATAGGTGAACGTCACATAAAGCAGAAACGCTTGTATGACCTGGATGCGTTAAGGCAATGGTTTTCACTTGATTTTCTTTTGCGAGCTGAAGGGCTTGAATGATGTCTAACGTTTCTCCAGAAAAGGATATACCGAAAACAATGTCGTTCTTTCCTGCATTTGCGATGACGGTGGATGCGATATGCATGTCAGTAAAGGCTGTGGCTGCATAATTGATTCTGAGAAATTTCTGCTGTGCGTCAGCTGCGACGATGCCAGATGCACCAACACCGATAAAATGGATTTGATTTGCATGTAGCAGCAATTGAACGGCCTTTTCTAAAGTATCTGCATTTAAAATAGAGGCAGTATCCTTAATCGATTGAATCGAGTTTCCTGCTGTTTTTTGAATAATGGATTGAAGTGGTTCATCTTGTTCGATATCTCGGTAGCCTTGTTTATCGTCATGCATTAAGTCTCCAGCAATCCGCATTTTTAAATCGTGATAGCCATCTAGTCCGAGAGATTTACAAAGGCGGATGACTGCAGAGCTGCTTGCACCGGCTGCCTGACTGATCTCGTGTACTGTGCTCTTAATGACTTTGTCAGGATGGGCAAGGATATAGTCTGCAATGATTTTTTCAGATTGGGGGAGCTTTGCTTTCATTGTGTGTATTAGGGAGAGTCCACCTGCTGACATGAGCTCTGCCTCCTTTAGGATTGATGATGTGAGATGGCTTTGTCGATATGACCATTCGCTTTGTTGAGTAAATTCTTGGCTGTTTTCTTGTCTGTGTTTGTTTGGAGCATGACGATGGCGGTTTTGACTTCTAAATCTGCCGCTTCAAGTGTTTTCACGGCTTGTTCGTAGGAAGCGTTTGTCACATGTTGAATGATGGTGATGGCGCGTTCTTTTAATTTATGATTGCTGACTTTTACATCAACCATCAGGTTTTCATATACTTTGCCTTGTCTGATCATGACAGAGGTGGAAAGCATATTTAAAATCATTTTATGAGCGGATGCGGCTTTCATTCGTGTTGACCCGGTGATGGCTTCAGGTCCAACGACGACTTCAATGGCGCAGTCTGCCAGCTCGCTAATTTCTGCTTGTTCATTGCAGCTGAGGGCTACTGTTTTTGCTCCGATGGATCTTGCGTAGTTTAAAGCACCGATGATATAGGGCGTCCTACCGCTAGCGGCAATGCCGACGACAGTATCTGTTGACGTGAGGTGGATGTGTACTAAATCCTGTTTGCCGGCTTCTTCACTGTCTTCCACATCTTCGGCAGCGTGTGAAAACGCGGAGTCCCCACCTGCCATGATGCCTACAATGACATCAGGTGAGACGCTATAGGTTGGTGGACATTCAACAGCGTCCATCACGCCAATTCTGCCGCTTGTTCCAGCGCCTAAATAAATGAGTCTGCCTCCATTCGAGATGGATTCATAGGCGAAGTCACTTGCTGTTTTCACATGTGGAAGTACACGATTGACCGCTTGAGCGACTTTCATATCTTCTTCATTGATCATTTGGAGCATTTCGAGCGGATCTGCTTGTGAAATTCCCATTGTGTTAGGGTTTCTTGATTCTGTTGTCAAAGAACGCAGTTGAGATGGCTGCATGTGACATACCTCCTTATTTCTTCATTTTCAGTATATTGAGTATGATATGAAATTTCAACATTATATTTAAATACTGAAATTATATTTCAAGTAAAATGTCGTGCTGCAAGGTGGTTAATTATTAGAAAATAAAAAAAATAAAATTCCCCTTTACAAAAGGGGGACAACCTGTATATAATAACTTTTGTCAGCTTCACGGAAACAGTAAACTTAACAAACTGGCCCGTTGGTCAAGCGGTTAAGACACCGCCCTTTCACGGCGGTAACACGGGTTCGAATCCCGTACGGGTCACCATGATGTGGAGGATTAGCTCAGCTGGGAGAGCATCTGCCTTACAAGCAGAGGGTCGGCGGTTCGAGCCCGTCATCCTCCACCATATGCCGGTGTAGCTCAACTGGTAGAGCAACTGACTTGTAATCAGTAGGTTGGGGGTTCAAGTCCTCTTGCCGGCACTGTTTTTTCTTTATCAATTCCATATGTGGAGGGGTAGCGAAGTGGCTAAACGCGGCGGACTGTAAATCCGCTCCCTCCGGGTTCGGCGGTTCGAATCCGCCCCCCTCCACCATTTTTGGGCTATAGCCAAGCGGTAAGGCAACGGACTTTGACTCCGTCATGCGTTGGTTCGAATCCAGCTAGCCCAGTTAAGACACCTTTTTGAAAAAGGTGTCTTTTTTTATGTTAGCAGAGGGAATGTATAACTATTCAAAATGTTGTCGAGTTGAGTCAGGAGGCATCGAGAAAGTAAAATATAGGCATGAACAGAAAGGGGATGTACATATGGGAGATCAAAAGAGGGTCACGATTGTCGGGGTTCCGATGGACTTGGGTCAAACGAGAAGGGGCGTCGATATGGGGCCGAGTGCGATTCGATGTGCTGGCGTAAAAGAAAAATTGGAATCGCTCTCATTTGATGTGGAGGATCTCGGGGATATTCCAGTCGAGCAAAGGGACGATGAGAAAGGTTTATATACAAGTGAAAAATTAAAAAATCTAACGGAGAATGCTGGTGCCAATCAGCTGCTTGCTGAAAAGGTTGACAGTATTGTGCAGTCAGGTTCGTTTCCATTGATTTTAGGCGGTGATCACAGCATTGCGATTGGCACACTTGCCGGTGTAGCTAAGCATTATGAAAACTTGGGTGTCATTTGGTATGATGCACACGGTGATTTAAATACGGAGGAAACTTCTCCTTCTGGAAATATTCATGGCATGCCGCTTGCTGTCAGTCTTGGCCTTGGGCATGCTGATTTAACGAACATTGGTGGTTATTCTCCTAAATTGAAACCCGAAAATGTCGTATTAATTGGTGCTCGTTCCTTAGATGAAGGAGAGCGGCAGTTGATTAGAGAAAAAGGTATGAAGGTGTATACGATGCATGAAATTGATCGTTTAGGGATGACAAGGGTGATGGAGGAAGCAATTTTGTATTTAAAGGAAAGAACAGATGGTGTCCACCTATCACTTGATTTAGATGGGCTAGATCCAGCGGAATGCCCGGGTGTAGGAACTCCTGTGGCAGGCGGCATTAGTTATCGTGAGAGTCACCTTGCAATGGAGCTTTTAGAGGAAGCAGGTATTTTAACTTCAGCCGAATTTGTGGAGGTAAATCCAGTATTAGATGAGAAAAATAAAACAGCAGAAGCGGCTGTTGCTTTAATTGGTTCTTTAATGGGTGAAAAGTTATTGTAGAGCGGGACTTGTTCCCGTTTTTTTTATTTTGGGGAAATTTAAGGATATATTAAGGTTTTTACTGGCTAATAAGCGTAACACGCTGTCAAAAATTTGTTACACTATTTTTTAGAGGAGAATGAAACCTTTTGGAAAGAGGTTCGTATACATAAAGACCGGTGAAGGCAGAGGTTGAATATACTATGGACACAATGATCAAAAAGAGAATTAAGCAAGTGAAAAAAGGCGACCAGAACGCATTTACAGACATCGTAGACCTGTATAAAGACAAAATTTATCAGCTGTGCTACCGTATGCTTGGGAATGCACACGAAGCAGAGGATATTGCGCAGGAGGCGTTTATTCGTGCCTATGTGAATATTGAGAGCTTTGATGTGAATCGTAAGTTTTCCACGTGGCTGTACCGCATTGCAACCAACCTGACCATCGACCGTATTCGCAAAAAAAAGCCGGATTATTATTTAGATGCAGAGGTGGCAGGAACAGAAGGACTGAATATGTATTCTCAAATTGCTGCTGATGGCATTTTGCCAGAGGATGAGGTGGTGTCTCTTGAGTTATCGAGTACCATTCAGCAAAAAATTCTAAGATTACCCGATAAATATCGTTCAGTCATCGTATTAAAGTATATTGATGAACTCTCGTTAAAAGAAATTAGTGAGATTCTGAATATACCAGTTGGTACAGTGAAAACGAGAATACACAGGGGTAGAGAGGCTCTCCGGAAACAGTTGAGAGACCTTTGAGTGAGGTGATTTTGATGAGCTGTCAGGAAAAAATCGTCCTGCTTATGCATCAGTATTTAGACGGGGACATTGAGCCCCAAGACGAAAAAGAATTAAAAAGCCATCTGCAATCGTGTGAGGAGTGCCGTACTCATTTTCAACAAATTGAGAAATCCATTGCGCTAGTGCAGAGTACATCTCATATAGAAGCACCTTCTGATTTCACTGCAAAGGTGATGGCAGGTCTTCCAAAGGAGAAAAAGCGTGTCTCGGTTCAAAGATGGATCAAAGCTCACCCGCTGATCGTAGCCGCTGCCCTCTTTCTCATTTTGATGGGAGGCAGTCTGTTTACAAGCTGGAATACTGATCATAATTTCAGTGTGTCAAAGCAGCCGAATCTCGTGGTTGAAAATGATACAGTGACCGTACCTAAAGGGGAAACCGTCAAAGGTGATGTCACTGTCAAAAATGGCAAGCTGATTGTAGAAGGCAAGGTTGATGGAAATGTCACAGTCGTCAATGGGGAACAGCTGACTGCTTCTGCCGGACAAGTCACTGGTCAAATCAATGAAATTAATGAAGTGTTTGATTGGATCTGGTACAAAATGAAATCCACAGCACAAAACGTGATGCGGGTCATTGGGCCAGAGGAGTAAAAGTAAATCAAACAGCATGGAGCAGTCTCTTAGGGGCTGCTCTTTTTCTATATCATTGCTCAGATTCACGCATACTAGACAGCCAGCTATATATGGCAACTATTTTCCTTGCTGAAATAAAATGTGGTATAATAGCCTCGCTATGTATTTACACATAGGCTTTTTTTATAAAAAAATGCATCACACGAAGAAACTTGAAAATTCTGGAGGACGAGGAAATGGCTTTAGGGGATATTCCTTTTTTGCAGTACCTCGGTAATGCTGTTGATATACTCGTTGTTTGGTATGTGATATATAAATTAATGATGGTCATCCGCGGAACAAAAGCGGTTCAGCTTTTAAAGGGAATTGTGGTCATTGTTCTCGTCAGGATGGGAAGTGCGTATCTCGGTCTTAACACACTTCAATGGCTGATGGACCAAGCGATTACGTGGGGTTTCCTTGCGATCATTATTATTTTTCAGCCAGAGCTAAGGAGAGCGCTTGAGCAGCTCGGGCGCGGCCGTTTCTTCTCAAGAAGCGGGACACCTGTAGAGGAACAGCAGCAGAAAACGATCGAGGCAATTACAAAAGCAATTAACTATATGGCAAAACGCAGAATAGGAGCGCTGCTGACAATTGAGCGCGATACTGGGATGAATGATTACATAGAGACAGGAATTCCTTTGAATGCAAAGGTGAGTTCTGAGCTGCTGATTAATATTTTCATTCCGAATACCCCGCTTCATGACGGTGCTGTCATTATGAAGAGTGATGAGATTGCAGCTGCAGCTTGTTATTTACCGCTGTCAGAAAGTCCTTTTATCTCTAAGGAACTCGGAACGCGCCACCGGGCGGCAGTTGGTATTAGTGAAGTGACAGACAGCTTAACCGTCATCGTCTCTGAGGAGACAGGCGGCATAAGTGTCGCAAGAAATGGTGATCTCCATCGAGAATTGACTGAAGAAGCGCTTGAAGAAATGCTGATTGCTGAATTTAGTAAGAACAGCAAAGATGCTTCCTCGACCAAATGGTATTGGAGGGGCAAGAAAAATGGATAAGATTTTGAATAATCGCTGGGCCGTAAAGTTTCTTGCATTGGTCTTCGCTTTATTGCTGTATGGTGCAGTCAATTCAGCGCAAGCGCCCACGCCGAAAAAAATCGGTGAATCCTTTTTCCCAACATCGACGACAGATGAAGCAACCTTAACCGACATTCCTGTTAAAGCGTATTATGATGACGAGAAGTACGTCGTCACTGGTGTACCGCAGACAGTCAATGTCACGATTAAGGGATCAACAAGTGCTGTGAAAACAGCAAGACAAACAAAGAATTTTGAAATTTATGCAGATATGCAAAACTTAACGACAGGCACACATAAAGTGGAGCTGAAGGCAAGAGATGTATCAAAGGGAATCACATTATCAATTAATCCGTCTGTGACGACTGTGACGATACAAGAAAAAACGACAGCTGAATTTCCTGTTGAAACAGAATTTTATAATCAAAATAAAATCAAAGACGGCTATTCACCCGAACAGCCCATTGTGAATCCGAAAAAGGTGACTGTCACTGGCTCAAAGGATGTAATCGACAAAATTTCTGTCATTAAAGCATTTGTGAACTTAGAGGATGTCGATCAACAGATTGAAAAAGAAGCGAAGCTCACTGTGTATGACAGCAGCGGGAACGAGCTGCCAGTCGAAGTGAGTCCGTCAGTAGTGGATATTACGGTCCCAATCACGAGTCCAAGCAAGAAGGTCCCGTTTAAAATTGAGCGGACGGGCAGCTTACCGGATGGGATCAGTATTTCAAGCATTGAGACAAGTCCGAGTGAGGTCACAGTGTACGGCTCTCAAAAGGTGCTAGATGCACTTGATTTTATTGATGGCGTTAAGCTGGACCTAAGCAAAATCAAAGATGATACGGAGATTGATGCCGACATTCCCCTGCCAGATGGTGTGAAAAAGGTGTCGCCTGAAACCGTTAAGATCAAAGTGAAGGTTGCAACAGCTGAAGAAAAAAAGATCGATAATGTACCAATCTCTGTCGTGGGTCTGAGCAAGGATCTCACCTCTGATTTTGTGAGCCCGTCTTCTGGGCGGCTCACGTTAACAGCAAAGGGATCAAAGAGTGCGATTGATAAACTAAAGGCTTCAGATATTGAAGCCTATATCAATGTGGGGGACTTGAACGAAGGAACACATGAGGTCAAAGTGCAAGTGAATGGTCCTCAAAACGTGACGTGGGCATTAACGAGATCAAAGGTCAAGGTGAAACTTACCTCTACTGACACGGAAGATCAGCCGGCTTCTACGAATGATCGAAAGGATCGATCGTCTGATGACGATGGTCAGGAAAAGAAGAGAAAAGATGAATCGACACAAGATAAAGCAAAGAAGGAATCAATTCAGAGACAGCGGATGAAAGAAGATAAAAAAGAGGACACAGAGCCCTCTTGAATGGTAAAAAAGGAGCGATTGAAACATGGGCAAGTACTTTGGAACTGATGGTGTAAGGGGTGTGGCTAATAGCGAATTAACGCCAGAGCTCGCATTTAAAATTGGGAGATTTGGCGGCTATGTCCTCACGAAGGATAAAGAACGTCCAAAGGTACTCGTTGGACGAGACACACGTGTATCTGGTCATATGCTAGAAGGAGCACTCGTTGCAGGCTTGCTTTCAATTGGGGCTGAAGTGATGCGTTTAGGTGTGATCTCAACACCTGGCGTGTCCTATTTAACGAAGGCAATGGATGCAGAAGCAGGTGTCATGATTTCTGCTTCTCACAATCCAGTTCAGGATAACGGGATTAAATTCTTCGGTGGCGACGGCTTTAAACTGTCAGATGAACAGGAGAACGAAATTGAGCAGCTAATGGATCAGCCAGTCGATCAATTACCACGTCCAGTTGGAGCCGATCTTGGAACGATGAATGACTACTTTGAAGGTGGTCAGAAATACTTGCAATTCTTGAAGCAGACAGCAGATGAGGATTTCACAGGCATTCACGTGGCCCTTGACTGTGCACATGGTGCAACATCTTCTCTTGCGACACATTTATTTGCTGATTTAGATGCAGATGTGTCCACAATGGGAACATCACCAAACGGCTTGAATATCAATGATGGCGTCGGCTCAACTCATCCAGAGGCACTTTCTGCTTTTGTAAAGGAAAAGGGTGCGGATATTGGTCTTGCGTTTGATGGTGACGGTGACCGTTTAATTGCAGTCGATGAAAAAGGTGATATCGTAGACGGCGATCAAATTATGTACATATGTGCACGTTATTTGAAGAGTGAAGGCCGATTAAAGGATGACACAGTCGTGTCAACAGTCATGAGTAACCTCGGCTTCTATAAAGCGTTGGAGAAACAAGGCATTAAGAGCATCCAAACCGCTGTTGGTGACCGCTATGTGGTCGAAGCGATGAAAAAGGATGGCTATAATGTCGGCGGCGAGCAATCAGGCCACTTGATTTTCCTTGATTACAATACGACAGGTGACGGCATGCTTTCTGCCATCATGCTTGTGAATACGCTAAAAGCGACAGGAAAAACATTATCAGAGCTTGCGGCTGAAATGGAGAAGTTCCCGCAGCTTCTAGTGAATGTGAAGGTGTCTGATAAATATAAAGTGGAAGAAAATGAAAAAGTAAAAGCTGTGATTCAAGAGGTTGAAAAAGAGATGAACGGTGACGGCCGTATTCTTGTTCGTCCATCTGGAACAGAGCCGCTTGTACGTGTGATGGCAGAGGCGAAAACAAAAGAGCTGTGTGATGAATATGTGGCTCGAATTACGGCTGTTGTCAAAGAGGAAATGGGTATTGAGTAATAGATGAAAGCAAATCGCTAAGCAGCGGTTTGCTTTTTTTTCGAATAATCGTCATAAGTGAAATGAACTGTACGAATGATATAGGCGAGGGCAACTTGCTAATGCCTTCATACATAGGAGAGCACATCAATTGTAGAACGTGACAAGCCTCATCGCATATAGTGTATGGAGGTCTCGCTTTCTCAAATGAAAGGGATCACCCCTAAATTGTGATTGACGGAGGTCAGACCTTATAGTACAATCATCCTTGTGTTATTGGATTTTTATTCTAGCTGGAAAGGCAGGGTAGATGTTCAGGAACTCTTATAATGATAGCGCCCGAACTAAGCGATCGGACGACAGATGCTTAGTTGACGAGGATGGAGGTTATCGAATTTTCGGCGGATGCCTCCCGGCTGATCAAAAGAGATCACAGCCGTAAGTGTTTCTTTAAAGCAAAGAGGTGACTCTTTGTACAAAGGGAATACACATGATCTCCCAAAATAAACATGTAGAGAGGGACGAAGAAATGTCCCTTCTATTTTAGTAGGCTTTCTTTGTCCCTTTCACGTGATCGGGAGGAAGAATATTTATGTGTGGAATCGTAGGTTATATTGGTCAGAATGATGCGAAAGAAATCTTATTAAAAGGCTTAGAGAAGCTTGAGTACCGCGGGTATGACTCAGCAGGTATTGCTGTGGCAAACGAAGAAGGCGTGCATGTGTTCAAAGAAAAAGGACGTATCGCTGAGCTTCGTGAGGTCGTTGATGTAAACGTGGCATCTACAGCAGGAATTGGACATACACGCTGGGCAACACACGGTGTACCAAGTCATCTCAATGCGCATCCGCATCAAAGTGATTCTGGCCGTTTTACGCTTGTTC encodes:
- a CDS encoding PTS transporter subunit EIIC, with amino-acid sequence MSHQKKYQQLAKDILSLCGGSENISSHTHCMTRLRITPIDDEKVQITAIKELDGVIGVVEAETLQIILGTGVVNQVSSAFEQLLKASGSFDLNNEAQKNKQAISQKNRTPFKLFLRRIASIFIPIIPALVASGLITGITKAIVQAGWLDAKSQAAIILTVIGSGLFAYLGILVGTNAAKEFGGSPALGALAGILIINPASADIMLFGTNILPGRGGLIGVLLAAIFMAFVETRIRRFVPQSLDIIVTPTITLLITGIFTYIVFMPVGGFISDAITSGLTYLLNMGGIFAGFVLGATFLPLVVTGLHQGLTPIHMELINSIGDDPLLPILAMGGAGQVGAAFAIYMKTKKKKLKRAIAGGLPSGMLGIGEPLIFGVTLPLGRPFLTACLGAGIGGAFQAYFQIATKAIGVSGLPLTFIVHAHQMLLYLIGLFIAYVAGFIFTYLFGFHDDMAVEFEETNQ
- a CDS encoding MurR/RpiR family transcriptional regulator, with the translated sequence MSAGGLSLIHTMKAKLPQSEKIIADYILAHPDKVIKSTVHEISQAAGASSSAVIRLCKSLGLDGYHDLKMRIAGDLMHDDKQGYRDIEQDEPLQSIIQKTAGNSIQSIKDTASILNADTLEKAVQLLLHANQIHFIGVGASGIVAADAQQKFLRINYAATAFTDMHIASTVIANAGKNDIVFGISFSGETLDIIQALQLAKENQVKTIALTHPGHTSVSALCDVHLSTSGSNEAPFRSAATSSRMAQLYLIDVLFLSLASRQYEETAQYIDKTRHAIRSMKRKPKGDST
- the murQ gene encoding N-acetylmuramic acid 6-phosphate etherase, which translates into the protein MQPSQLRSLTTESRNPNTMGISQADPLEMLQMINEEDMKVAQAVNRVLPHVKTASDFAYESISNGGRLIYLGAGTSGRIGVMDAVECPPTYSVSPDVIVGIMAGGDSAFSHAAEDVEDSEEAGKQDLVHIHLTSTDTVVGIAASGRTPYIIGALNYARSIGAKTVALSCNEQAEISELADCAIEVVVGPEAITGSTRMKAASAHKMILNMLSTSVMIRQGKVYENLMVDVKVSNHKLKERAITIIQHVTNASYEQAVKTLEAADLEVKTAIVMLQTNTDKKTAKNLLNKANGHIDKAISHHQS
- the rocF gene encoding arginase, encoding MGDQKRVTIVGVPMDLGQTRRGVDMGPSAIRCAGVKEKLESLSFDVEDLGDIPVEQRDDEKGLYTSEKLKNLTENAGANQLLAEKVDSIVQSGSFPLILGGDHSIAIGTLAGVAKHYENLGVIWYDAHGDLNTEETSPSGNIHGMPLAVSLGLGHADLTNIGGYSPKLKPENVVLIGARSLDEGERQLIREKGMKVYTMHEIDRLGMTRVMEEAILYLKERTDGVHLSLDLDGLDPAECPGVGTPVAGGISYRESHLAMELLEEAGILTSAEFVEVNPVLDEKNKTAEAAVALIGSLMGEKLL
- the sigW gene encoding RNA polymerase sigma factor SigW, with product MDTMIKKRIKQVKKGDQNAFTDIVDLYKDKIYQLCYRMLGNAHEAEDIAQEAFIRAYVNIESFDVNRKFSTWLYRIATNLTIDRIRKKKPDYYLDAEVAGTEGLNMYSQIAADGILPEDEVVSLELSSTIQQKILRLPDKYRSVIVLKYIDELSLKEISEILNIPVGTVKTRIHRGREALRKQLRDL
- the rsiW gene encoding anti-sigma-W factor RsiW, translated to MSCQEKIVLLMHQYLDGDIEPQDEKELKSHLQSCEECRTHFQQIEKSIALVQSTSHIEAPSDFTAKVMAGLPKEKKRVSVQRWIKAHPLIVAAALFLILMGGSLFTSWNTDHNFSVSKQPNLVVENDTVTVPKGETVKGDVTVKNGKLIVEGKVDGNVTVVNGEQLTASAGQVTGQINEINEVFDWIWYKMKSTAQNVMRVIGPEE
- the cdaA gene encoding diadenylate cyclase CdaA; the encoded protein is MALGDIPFLQYLGNAVDILVVWYVIYKLMMVIRGTKAVQLLKGIVVIVLVRMGSAYLGLNTLQWLMDQAITWGFLAIIIIFQPELRRALEQLGRGRFFSRSGTPVEEQQQKTIEAITKAINYMAKRRIGALLTIERDTGMNDYIETGIPLNAKVSSELLINIFIPNTPLHDGAVIMKSDEIAAAACYLPLSESPFISKELGTRHRAAVGISEVTDSLTVIVSEETGGISVARNGDLHRELTEEALEEMLIAEFSKNSKDASSTKWYWRGKKNG
- a CDS encoding CdaR family protein, whose protein sequence is MDKILNNRWAVKFLALVFALLLYGAVNSAQAPTPKKIGESFFPTSTTDEATLTDIPVKAYYDDEKYVVTGVPQTVNVTIKGSTSAVKTARQTKNFEIYADMQNLTTGTHKVELKARDVSKGITLSINPSVTTVTIQEKTTAEFPVETEFYNQNKIKDGYSPEQPIVNPKKVTVTGSKDVIDKISVIKAFVNLEDVDQQIEKEAKLTVYDSSGNELPVEVSPSVVDITVPITSPSKKVPFKIERTGSLPDGISISSIETSPSEVTVYGSQKVLDALDFIDGVKLDLSKIKDDTEIDADIPLPDGVKKVSPETVKIKVKVATAEEKKIDNVPISVVGLSKDLTSDFVSPSSGRLTLTAKGSKSAIDKLKASDIEAYINVGDLNEGTHEVKVQVNGPQNVTWALTRSKVKVKLTSTDTEDQPASTNDRKDRSSDDDGQEKKRKDESTQDKAKKESIQRQRMKEDKKEDTEPS
- the glmM gene encoding phosphoglucosamine mutase, yielding MGKYFGTDGVRGVANSELTPELAFKIGRFGGYVLTKDKERPKVLVGRDTRVSGHMLEGALVAGLLSIGAEVMRLGVISTPGVSYLTKAMDAEAGVMISASHNPVQDNGIKFFGGDGFKLSDEQENEIEQLMDQPVDQLPRPVGADLGTMNDYFEGGQKYLQFLKQTADEDFTGIHVALDCAHGATSSLATHLFADLDADVSTMGTSPNGLNINDGVGSTHPEALSAFVKEKGADIGLAFDGDGDRLIAVDEKGDIVDGDQIMYICARYLKSEGRLKDDTVVSTVMSNLGFYKALEKQGIKSIQTAVGDRYVVEAMKKDGYNVGGEQSGHLIFLDYNTTGDGMLSAIMLVNTLKATGKTLSELAAEMEKFPQLLVNVKVSDKYKVEENEKVKAVIQEVEKEMNGDGRILVRPSGTEPLVRVMAEAKTKELCDEYVARITAVVKEEMGIE